In one Alnus glutinosa chromosome 12, dhAlnGlut1.1, whole genome shotgun sequence genomic region, the following are encoded:
- the LOC133852372 gene encoding meiosis-specific protein ASY3 isoform X2 translates to MEVDASQNQRDDRKSDCRGIGSNYHPSSQSRKISIGVMADSVAKRRSGAAKEDEVAVLSAERMNLNLENSIEVKKKGQEVTAPEQGSSPWITTRSLYQQAPFPETVLCAEQPDTSGTHNRLNGQKNAQATFSVQFFTNKTSVLQSGDGKQKKFDGVTCKRKGVKNGTTERVEESTFEIAQEIHISDKVVIEDKSDKTENRTETLRMKLWEILGNVSSPNEHSNSQRHEVNTNNLKFGQSSDQKGGTVVRPRQNSDTIEADSEGSDHATRRPVTRSLTHKRAPSKVQAKVTKCGPPSSYIQKHQEKNIFSLEGGWYGKENGGSSKPIKKSEKKSTRIELRKIFSPKKDIAQQASYRSETMLPVERTSSLSIKMGDINDERECTGLEEKIQEQNLHLSPLRDKTDQQMDFNSPTKGDQQDIANPSFTNVLDPQGTFQSPTFGFKTPISSSTPTSTPKTGQLVHDAPTSTPKTDQMVHGVLNPAPAERIFTVGDIRSFRTLRTSKPDRYGSNTQMVDAEELKFSPLQEAAVDIEEKDTENSLSESSAEERDCESLEEGSPSNEAYSGCRERDTSSPEPDVAEKSKVMLHSTKRLRTCEGIRFDNISPTLPSPKETGESDWIQEPSEQTQEAAMLRAIKLFALELQKLQSKIKSETTKKSSEILMSIADGMYLQLQNLEAHIQTDVGKLTSLSKLKRKRLEAKFEEQQKQLKLIHEKFKEDINQYLQDCRSTLEGMEAHHIELKGTVEKQKASHRKRLLQAEEAVETQLNDANRRITAVHELARRKMLQLKHVISLCLKEGILS, encoded by the exons ATGGAGGTTGATGCATCGCAAAATCAACGAGAT GATCGAAAGAGTGACTGTCGGGGTATTGGAAGCAATTATCATCCATCCAGCCAATCTAGGAAGATATCTATTGGAGTTATGGCTGACTCAGTAGCTAAGAGAAGATCTGGAGCTGCAAAGGAAGATGAGGTTGCAGTGCTTAGTGCAGAAAGGATGAATCTTAATTTAGAAAATTCCatagaagtaaaaaagaagGGACAAGAAGTCACAGCTCCAGAGCAGGGGAGTTCCCCATGGATTACTACAAGATCACTTTACCAACAGGCACCTTTCCCAGAGACTGTTCTTTGTGCTGAGCAACCAGACACTAGTGGCACACATAATAGGCTTAATGGACAAAAAAATGCACAGGCAACATTTTCAGTTCAGTTTTTCACAAACAAGACATCAGTTTTACAGTCTGGTGATGGCAAGCAGAAGAAGTTTGATGGGGTTACCTGCAAAAGGAAGGGAGTGAAGAATGGGACGACAGAGAGGGTCGAGGAATCTACTTTTGAAATTGCACAAGAAATTCACATCTCGGATAAAGTGGTGATAGAAGATAAATCAGATAAAACAGAAAATAGGACTGAAACTTTGAGAATGAAGCTCTGGGAGATTCTGGGCAATGTTTCTTCACCTAATGAGCATTCCAATTCTCAGAGACATGAGGTTAATACCAATAATTTAAAGTTTGGGCAGAGTTCTGATCAAAAGGGTGGTACAGTTGTCAGGCCTAGACAGAATTCTGACACAATAGAAGCTGATTCTGAAGGTTCTGATCATGCTACCAGGAGACCAGTAACTCGTTCCTTGACCCACAAAAGAGCTCCATCAAAAGTGCAAGCTAAGGTGACTAAATGTGGGCCACCCTCTAGTTACATACAGAAGCATCAAGAGAAGAACATCTTCTCCCTAGAAGGAGGATGGTATGGGAAAGAAAATGGTGGCTCCTCAAAGCCTATAAAGAAGAGTGAGAAAAAGAGTACCAGAATTGAGCTGCGCAAGATTTTTTCCCCTAAAAAGGATATTGCACAGCAAGCAAGTTATAGGAGTGAAACGATGCTACCTGTGGAGAGAACATCTTCACTTAGCATTAAAATGGGAGATATTAATGATGAGAGAGAGTGCACTGGACTGGAGGAAAAAATCCAAGAACAAAATTTGCATCTATCACCACTGAGAGACAAGACAGATCAGCAGATGGATTTCAATAGTCCAACAAAAGGGGACCAACAAGACATTGCTAATCCATCTTTTACGAATGTTTTGGATCCACAAGGAACTTTCCAGAGTCCAACATTTGGATTTAAAACACCCATCTCAAGCTCTACCCCAACATCAACTCCGAAAACAGGCCAACTGGTACATGATGCCCCTACCTCAACTCCAAAAACGGACCAAATGGTACATGGTGTTCTCAATCCTGCACCAGCAGAGAGAATATTTACTGTGGGAGATATTCGGAGCTTCAGGACTTTGCGGACTTCAAAACCAGATCGTTATGGATCAAATACGCAGATG GTTGATGCAGAGGAGCTAAAATTTTCTCCACTCCAGGAAGCAGCAGTTGATATTGAAGAGAAAGATACAGAAAATAGCCTTTCTGAATCATCAGCTGAAGAGAGGGACTGTGAGAGTTTGGAAGAGGGTTCACCCAGCAATGAAGCATATAGTG GTTGCAGAGAAAGAGATACATCGTCTCCAGAACCTGATGTTGCTGAGAAATCAAAAGTCATGCTTCATTCAACTAAAAGGCTCCGAACCTGTGAAGGCATTAGATTTGATAATATCAGTCCCACATTACCCTCTCCAAAAG AAACTGGAGAAAGTGATTGGATCCAAGAACCTTCAGAGCAAACCCAAGAGGCTGCAATGTTGAG GGCTATCAAACTGTTTGCCTTGGAACTACAAAAACTTCAAAGCAAAATTAAGTCAGAGACTACTAAAAAATCGTCTGAAATTCTGATGTCCATTGCTGATGGGATGTATTTGCAGCTGCAGAACCTTGAGGCTCATATTCAGACAGATGT AGGGAAACTGACAAGCCTCagtaaattgaaaagaaaacgGTTGGAAGCAAAATTTGAAG AGCAACAAAAACAATTGAAGTTGATTCAtgaaaagttcaaagaagatatTAATCAATATCTCCAGGATTGTAGAAGCACACTTGAAGGGATGGAAGCACATCACATAGAGCTTAAGGGAACCGTGGAGAAACAAA AAGCATCACACCGAAAGCGTCTCTTGCAAGCTGAAGAAGCAGTCGAGACCCAACTTAATGATGCCAACAGAAGAATCACAGCCGTCCACGAG TTGGCAAGGCGAAAGATGCTCCAATTGAAACACGTGATATCTTTGTGTCTGAAGGAGGGTATCCTAAGTTGA
- the LOC133852372 gene encoding meiosis-specific protein ASY3 isoform X1, with the protein MEVDASQNQRDDRKSDCRGIGSNYHPSSQSRKISIGVMADSVAKRRSGAAKEDEVAVLSAERMNLNLENSIEVKKKGQEVTAPEQGSSPWITTRSLYQQAPFPETVLCAEQPDTSGTHNRLNGQKNAQATFSVQFFTNKTSVLQSGDGKQKKFDGVTCKRKGVKNGTTERVEESTFEIAQEIHISDKVVIEDKSDKTENRTETLRMKLWEILGNVSSPNEHSNSQRHEVNTNNLKFGQSSDQKGGTVVRPRQNSDTIEADSEGSDHATRRPVTRSLTHKRAPSKVQAKVTKCGPPSSYIQKHQEKNIFSLEGGWYGKENGGSSKPIKKSEKKSTRIELRKIFSPKKDIAQQASYRSETMLPVERTSSLSIKMGDINDERECTGLEEKIQEQNLHLSPLRDKTDQQMDFNSPTKGDQQDIANPSFTNVLDPQGTFQSPTFGFKTPISSSTPTSTPKTGQLVHDAPTSTPKTDQMVHGVLNPAPAERIFTVGDIRSFRTLRTSKPDRYGSNTQMVFSVDAEELKFSPLQEAAVDIEEKDTENSLSESSAEERDCESLEEGSPSNEAYSGCRERDTSSPEPDVAEKSKVMLHSTKRLRTCEGIRFDNISPTLPSPKETGESDWIQEPSEQTQEAAMLRAIKLFALELQKLQSKIKSETTKKSSEILMSIADGMYLQLQNLEAHIQTDVGKLTSLSKLKRKRLEAKFEEQQKQLKLIHEKFKEDINQYLQDCRSTLEGMEAHHIELKGTVEKQKASHRKRLLQAEEAVETQLNDANRRITAVHELARRKMLQLKHVISLCLKEGILS; encoded by the exons ATGGAGGTTGATGCATCGCAAAATCAACGAGAT GATCGAAAGAGTGACTGTCGGGGTATTGGAAGCAATTATCATCCATCCAGCCAATCTAGGAAGATATCTATTGGAGTTATGGCTGACTCAGTAGCTAAGAGAAGATCTGGAGCTGCAAAGGAAGATGAGGTTGCAGTGCTTAGTGCAGAAAGGATGAATCTTAATTTAGAAAATTCCatagaagtaaaaaagaagGGACAAGAAGTCACAGCTCCAGAGCAGGGGAGTTCCCCATGGATTACTACAAGATCACTTTACCAACAGGCACCTTTCCCAGAGACTGTTCTTTGTGCTGAGCAACCAGACACTAGTGGCACACATAATAGGCTTAATGGACAAAAAAATGCACAGGCAACATTTTCAGTTCAGTTTTTCACAAACAAGACATCAGTTTTACAGTCTGGTGATGGCAAGCAGAAGAAGTTTGATGGGGTTACCTGCAAAAGGAAGGGAGTGAAGAATGGGACGACAGAGAGGGTCGAGGAATCTACTTTTGAAATTGCACAAGAAATTCACATCTCGGATAAAGTGGTGATAGAAGATAAATCAGATAAAACAGAAAATAGGACTGAAACTTTGAGAATGAAGCTCTGGGAGATTCTGGGCAATGTTTCTTCACCTAATGAGCATTCCAATTCTCAGAGACATGAGGTTAATACCAATAATTTAAAGTTTGGGCAGAGTTCTGATCAAAAGGGTGGTACAGTTGTCAGGCCTAGACAGAATTCTGACACAATAGAAGCTGATTCTGAAGGTTCTGATCATGCTACCAGGAGACCAGTAACTCGTTCCTTGACCCACAAAAGAGCTCCATCAAAAGTGCAAGCTAAGGTGACTAAATGTGGGCCACCCTCTAGTTACATACAGAAGCATCAAGAGAAGAACATCTTCTCCCTAGAAGGAGGATGGTATGGGAAAGAAAATGGTGGCTCCTCAAAGCCTATAAAGAAGAGTGAGAAAAAGAGTACCAGAATTGAGCTGCGCAAGATTTTTTCCCCTAAAAAGGATATTGCACAGCAAGCAAGTTATAGGAGTGAAACGATGCTACCTGTGGAGAGAACATCTTCACTTAGCATTAAAATGGGAGATATTAATGATGAGAGAGAGTGCACTGGACTGGAGGAAAAAATCCAAGAACAAAATTTGCATCTATCACCACTGAGAGACAAGACAGATCAGCAGATGGATTTCAATAGTCCAACAAAAGGGGACCAACAAGACATTGCTAATCCATCTTTTACGAATGTTTTGGATCCACAAGGAACTTTCCAGAGTCCAACATTTGGATTTAAAACACCCATCTCAAGCTCTACCCCAACATCAACTCCGAAAACAGGCCAACTGGTACATGATGCCCCTACCTCAACTCCAAAAACGGACCAAATGGTACATGGTGTTCTCAATCCTGCACCAGCAGAGAGAATATTTACTGTGGGAGATATTCGGAGCTTCAGGACTTTGCGGACTTCAAAACCAGATCGTTATGGATCAAATACGCAGATGGTGTTTTCT GTTGATGCAGAGGAGCTAAAATTTTCTCCACTCCAGGAAGCAGCAGTTGATATTGAAGAGAAAGATACAGAAAATAGCCTTTCTGAATCATCAGCTGAAGAGAGGGACTGTGAGAGTTTGGAAGAGGGTTCACCCAGCAATGAAGCATATAGTG GTTGCAGAGAAAGAGATACATCGTCTCCAGAACCTGATGTTGCTGAGAAATCAAAAGTCATGCTTCATTCAACTAAAAGGCTCCGAACCTGTGAAGGCATTAGATTTGATAATATCAGTCCCACATTACCCTCTCCAAAAG AAACTGGAGAAAGTGATTGGATCCAAGAACCTTCAGAGCAAACCCAAGAGGCTGCAATGTTGAG GGCTATCAAACTGTTTGCCTTGGAACTACAAAAACTTCAAAGCAAAATTAAGTCAGAGACTACTAAAAAATCGTCTGAAATTCTGATGTCCATTGCTGATGGGATGTATTTGCAGCTGCAGAACCTTGAGGCTCATATTCAGACAGATGT AGGGAAACTGACAAGCCTCagtaaattgaaaagaaaacgGTTGGAAGCAAAATTTGAAG AGCAACAAAAACAATTGAAGTTGATTCAtgaaaagttcaaagaagatatTAATCAATATCTCCAGGATTGTAGAAGCACACTTGAAGGGATGGAAGCACATCACATAGAGCTTAAGGGAACCGTGGAGAAACAAA AAGCATCACACCGAAAGCGTCTCTTGCAAGCTGAAGAAGCAGTCGAGACCCAACTTAATGATGCCAACAGAAGAATCACAGCCGTCCACGAG TTGGCAAGGCGAAAGATGCTCCAATTGAAACACGTGATATCTTTGTGTCTGAAGGAGGGTATCCTAAGTTGA